DNA from Streptomyces sp. NBC_01476:
TGACGGTGATCACCGGGGAGCCCTTGTCCGTGCCGAGGACGTCCGTGGTCGGACCGGGGACGACGATCGACACCGGCAGCGGCGCGAAGGCGGCCACCGCCAGCAGGGCCACCACGACCGCCGCGCACGCGGCGAGGGTCAGGGACCGGCGGGAGAGCGTAGGCATGCGCCCGACCCTATTTCACGACCGCACCGTCCTCGCCGCCGCCCGCGTCACGTTCCGCTCACGGTCCCCACGGAGCCGTCGGCCGGGGCGGGAGACGTCCGGGGCCCGCTGCCCCCGACTCCGGCGGGACTGTCAGCCGGACCGGGCGCCGGCCGTACGGGGGCGGTCAGCGCAGGGCGTCCGCGACCTCGGTGGCCGCCTCCACCACCCGCAGGCCCACCCGCTCGGGTACGGAGTCCGCCAGCATCACCACACCGACGCTGCCCTCGATGCCGGGTACGCCCAGCAGCGGGGCGGCGGCGCCGCTCGCGCCGGCCTCCAGCTCACCCTGGGTGAGGACGTAGCGGACCTGGTTGACGGGCCCGCCGGCCCCGATCGTACGGTCGGCACCGTCGGCGCGGGCCACCCCGGCCGCGGCCACCTCGGCGTAGACCCCCGCCGGGTCCGGCACCTCCTCGGCACCGTCCGCGGCGTCCGCGAACAGCTCCCAGCCGCGGCCGTCCGCGGCGGGCTGCATACCGCGGCCCGCCAGGATCGCCCGGCCGGCGGCACCGCGCTCCAGCGGGTGCCGGAAGCCGGTGCGGTAGGCCACGTGGTAATCCGTCCAGGTCGGCTCCACCACGGCGACGGCCAGCGCCTCCTTGCCGTCCACCAGCGTGAGGTGGGCGGTGGCCCCGATGTCCTCGGCCAGCGAACGCAGGGCGGGCAGCGCCGCCTCGCGCAGCAGCGGGTGCACCTGGTGGGCCAGGCCCAGCACCCCCAGGCCGACCCTGGCCCGGCCGCCGAGGTCGCGCCGGACCAGCGAGTGCTGCTCCAGCGTGGCCAGCAGCCGGTACACCACGGTGCGGTTGACCCCGAGCTTGGCGGCCAGCTCGGTCACCGTGAGCCCGTGGTCGGTGTCGGCGAGCAGTTTGAGGACCCTCAGGCCCCGGTCGAGCGTTTGAGACGTCTCCGCGGTCACGACGCCCCCTCCTCGTGAAATCGGCAGCGCATCTCACGGTCTCCAGAACGGAAACGCACTGCCGGTCCCGCGGCAGTGCGCGGAGAGGCCGCCGGGATTGGTCTTGATACCCGGCTGCGCTCCGCGGCTGCACTGCCACGGCGCGTGCGTGACCGGCACCGTAGCGAGCGGGTACCGCTCAGCGGAAGGGGTCGTCCACAATCCGGGCGCCGCCTTGACCGACCTTTGGGGTTCGACTGCGGACAGATCACCTACAATCCGGCGAACATCACCGCATCCGCGTCGCCCATTCCTGAACTTTTTTGATCCGCTCGGTCAGCTGACCCGCGGTCGCCTCCGCGCTGGGCGGACCGCCGCAGACCTTGCGCAGTTCGGTGTGGATCACGCCGTGCGGCTTGCCGCTCTGGTGGTTGTACGCGGCCACGAGCGTGTTCAGCTTCTTCCGCAGCTCCAGCAGCTGGCGGTGGCTGACCACCGGGCGCCGGTCGGCGGGCAGTTCGAGCAGGTCGGCCTCTTCGTCCGGTTTCTTCCTGCTGTGGGCGATATGCCGGGCCTGGCGGCGCTGGAGCAGCAGCTGCACCTGGTCCGGCTCCAGCAGGCCGGGGATGCCGAGGTAGTCCTGCTCCTCCTCGCTGCCCGGGTGGGCCTGCATCCCGAACTCGGCGCCGTCGTAGAGCACCCGGTCGAAGACCGCGTCGGACTCCAGCGCCTCGAAGGGCAGCATGTCGTCCTCGGTGGCCTCGTCCTCGCCCTTCTCGGCCTCCGCGAGGAGCTTGTCCTCCTCGGCGAACGGGTCCTCCTCGCCCTGCTTCTTCGGCTTGTCGAGCACGTGGTCGCGCTCGACCTCCATCTCGCCGGCGAACTCCAGCAGCATCGGGATGGTGGGGACGAAGACCGACGCGGTCTCACCGCGCCGCCGTGACCGTACGAAGCGGCCCACCGCCTGGGCGAAGAAGAGCGGCGTCGAGATGGTGGTGGCGTAGACGCCGACCGCCAGCCGGGGGACGTCCACGCCCTCCGACACCATGCGGACCGCGACCATCCAGCGGTCGTCGCTCTCGGTGAACTTCTCGATGCGTTTGGACGAGCCGGTGTCGTCGGACAGGACGATCGTCGCCTTGTGCCCGGTCAGCTCCTTGAGCAGCTTGGCGTAGGCGCGGGCCGAGTCCTGGTCGGTGGCGATGACCAGGCCGCCGGCGTCCGGGACGGCCTTGCGCACCTCGGTGAGCCGCTGGTCGGCGGCCCTGAGCACATTGGGGATCCACTCCCCGGTCGGCGCCAGCGCGGTCCGCCAGGCCTGGCCGATGGCGTCCTTGGTCATCGGCTCGCCGAGCCGCGCGGACAGTTCGTCACCGGCCTTGGTACGCCAGCGCATGTTGCCGCTGTAGCTGAGGAAGATCACCGGGCGCACCACGCCGTCGGCGAGCGCGCTGCCGTAGCCGTAGGTGTAGTCGGCGGAGCTGCGGCGGATGCCGTCGTTGCCCTCCTCGTAGGTCACGAAGGGGATCGGGTTGGTATCCGACCGGAAGGGCGTACCGGTCAGCGCGAGGCGGCGGGTGGCCGGTTCGAAGGCCTCCAGGCACGCCTCGCCCCACGACTTGCTGTCGCCCGCGTGGTGGATCTCGTCCAGGATCACCAGGGTCTTGCGCTGCTCGCAGCGGTTGCGGTGCAGCATCGGCCGCACGCCCACCCCGGCGTAGGTGACCGCGACCCCGTGGTACTCCCGTGAGACGGGCCCCGCGCTGTAGTCCGGGTCGAGCCTGATCCCTATCCGCGCCGCCGCGTCCGCCCACTGCGTCTTGAGGTGCTCGGTGGGCGCGACCACGGTGATCTGCTGCACCAGGTGGTTGTGGAGCAGGTACGAGGCCAGGGTCAGCGCGAAGGTGGTCTTCCCGGCGCCCGGTGTCGCCACCGCCAGGAAGTCCCGTGGCTGCTTCGCCACGTACTCGTCGATCGCCCCTTGCTGCCAGGCCCGCAGTTTGCCCGCCGTCCCCCAGGGGGCGCGCCCGGGAAAGGCGGGAGACAGGCTGTGATGCGGGTGCGAAGCGGTGGTAGTCACGTTCTCCGTCGGGGTCGGCGACACGGCTGCGGGTTCGCCCCGCGGGTCGTACGAAAACCGCCTCAGCCTATCGGTCGAGCCCCGCATCTCCGGTCCCCGACGCCGCGGCGCCCCCGGGTGCGACTCAGCTCACAACCGGCCCCCGGCGGCTCCCGGTCAGGGCCGGGGCCCGGGGCGGAGGCGGGTGGCTATGAAGGCGCCGGTCAGGGCGAGGGCGGCGGCCGGGAGGAAGACGGCGGCGAAGGCAGTGGGGTGGGCGGAGGTCGCGGTCGCCGCCGCGCCGGCCGCGGAGGGGGCCACGGAGCCGCCGCCGAGGGCGGCGAAGACGGTGCCGGCCGCGCCGACCAGCAGGACGTTGGAGAGGGCGTCGGAGACCTGCAGGGCGGCGGAGTTGGCGCCCGCGTCGGCGGGCGGTGAGAGCCGCAGCAGCAGGACGCCGATGGTGGAGATGGCCAGCCCCATCCCGAAACCGCCGACGGACCAGGCGACGGCCACCACCCAGGCGGGGACCGCGTGGTCGAGGGCGAGCGGGACCGCGGCGATGGCGGCGGCCGTACAGAGCAGGCCGACCTGCACGAGCCGTTCCCTGGACGCCTCGAACCCCGGCCGGGACTGGAGGTAGGAGCCCAGCGCCCAGGTGAGGCCGCCACCGGCCAGCGAGAGGCCCGCCAGCGTCGGCGACAGACCCCGCTGGGTGACCAGCATCAGCGGAATGAAGCTCTCGGCGGCGATGAACGTACCCGCGGCCATCCCCCGCATCAGCACCACCGTCGGAATCCCGCGCTTCGCCCGGAAGGTCCCGCGCGGCAGCAGCCGCAGCGCCGACGGTACGAGCAGGGCCGCGCCGGCCACCGCGGGCACGACCGAGACGGGCCGCAGGTCCTGCCCGGCGTACTGCAGCAGCACCGCACCGGTGGCCAGCGCCGCCGCGAGCCAGATCCGCCGCCCGTTCATCGCCGGCCGGCCGTCCTTCGCCGCGCCCTGCGCCGCGCCCCGCCCCGACAACCCGGAGCCCCCGGCCTCCGCTGCCTCCCGGGCGGTCCGCCGCAGCGCGGGCAGCATCACCATCACCGGCAGGACCACCAGGACCGGGATCGCCAGGAACACCCAGCGCCAGCCGAGCTGCTCGGTGACCGTGCCGGACACCAGCGGCCCGACGATGGAGGGTACGACCCAGGACGCCGAGAACGCCGCCATCACCGAGGGGCGCAGCCGCTCCGGGTACGCCCGCCCGACCACCACGTACAGCGCGACGATCACCAGCCCGGCGCCGAAGCCCTGGACCGCCCGGCCGAGCAGGAAGGGGCCCATCGACTGCGCGGTCCCGCTGACCACGAGCCCGGCCGCGAACCCCCCGATACCGACCGTGATCGGCGCCTGCGTACCGCTGCGGTCGCACCACTGGCCGCTGATCACCATCGCCAGCAGCGAGGTCGTGAAGAACCCGGAGAAGACGAAGGCGTACAGCCCGACGCCGTGCAGCTCGCGCGCCGCCACCGGCATCGCGGTCCCCACCGCGGTCGCCTCGAAGGCGATCAGCAGCACCACGGAGACGATCCCGAGCGTCAGCGCCCGGTACCGGCGGCCGAGCACCCCGTCGTCCCCTGCGCTCCCCCGCACCTGCTGCTCATCCCGCACCCGTACGCCAGTCACCCGCCCAGCGTAAGGGGCAAAGCCGCGTTACACCCCTGCCATGCGACCGGTCCTGTTTCCGCCCGCGGTCCTAAGACCCCCTTTGTGAACGCGGTATGGCAGTCCCATGGCGTGCCCCGCGCCGGCATTGACCCGCCCCGGCCGCACCCGGCATTGTCGAGGACACAGCACACGGCCGTGTGCCCGAGTGGTTGAGGGACTCGCCTGCAAAGCGAGTTACGCCGGTTCGATTCCGGTCACGGCCTCCGTACCGCAGGCTGACCAGCACGTTTCGTGGTCAGACAGGCTCCCTCATCGGTGAGGCATCCCACCGAAACCTGGGCTAGGCAAGTCGCTTGGACTCCTACGACTTGCTTAGACCCTGTCACCAGGGAGCCACCGTGCCAGCGAGGAAGACCCCTCTCCGCAGTGCCGCCAGAACGACAGAGGCCCGCACAGAGCAGACAGCCACACCCGCTCCGCTCCGGGTTCTCCAGGGCCGCTCAGGCTCTGACGTACGTACCGCGATGCTCGATGAGCTGGACCTGCATCTCAGCACGATCAACAACCGGTACGGCAGGCCGTACCAGCGCAAGACCATCAACGCCTACCGGTTCGCTGGTGTCGCTCTGCACAACTGGATGACAGAGACCTCCATAGAAGGGGACTTCACCTGTGTGGACGTAGCCACCCTCAACAGGTTCTTCCGGTGGCACTACCAGACACATGACCTGCCCAAGAGCCAGGACGGCAAGGGCGGGTACACAGGTGGCACCAACACGTTGCAACGGAACCTCCGTCCCCTCTTCCGCTACATAGAAGAGGAGTACGACCACCCAAGCCCTTACAGCAGTCCCAAGCTCCACAGGTACGCCACACCTCCTCTCGGCAAGCCCAAGACCCTGAGTGCCGAGTTCGTTCAGGACGTGCTCAAGGTGACTGGCAACGGTTCCTCGAAGGTGAGGGATTTCGAGACTGTCAGGGACCACGCCGTGATCCGGGTTCTCACAGAAGGTCTACGGGCTGAGGAGTTGCTGAACCTCCGGGTGCAGGATCTCGACCTGGCCAACCACACGGCCCTAGTCGTGCCGCTCAAGGGAAACAGGAACAGCACTGACGGCAGAACCATCCCTCTCCAGCCCAAGACCGTGAAGGCTCTCACTCGGTATCTCAGGGTCCGCTCTAGCCATGCCCTGTCGGAGTCGAATGGTTGGCTCTGGTTGGGTACTCGGTCACGGAAAGAGATGCAATACATGGGTCTATACCGGATGGTGAAGAAGAGGGCCGAGGAAGCTGGCTACGACCCTGCTGCGGTATCTCCTCACTCGTTCTGCCACACGTGGGCCGATGACCTTCAAACAGCCGGAGTGTCCGGAGAGAACATCATGGCTATCCGAGGATGGAAGTCTCCTGCCATGCTCCGGAGATACGGGGCTGACATGGCCTCCACCAGAGCAGTCAACGCTGTGCATGGACTTGGGGATAGATACTAGCTTCTCCTCCGGCGAGGAGCCCCCCTTCTCCTAAGCGACACGGGAAGAAGCTAGTCGGAATGGACAAACCGTAGATTAACGGTAAAATGGAAACTGTAGGCAGACGCTGCCCAAAAACAGGTCTGGCTACGTTCATGTGGTTACCTCCTTGCACATAGAGGGCTCGGTCTTCCTGGTTCAGGAAGGTCGGGCCCTTTGTGTTTGCAGGATGGCTGCCACAACATCTACAGCCAGGTATCCCCTTGAGGGGCCCCGCCTGGCTGCTCTCTTTTTCAAGCAGGTTGATACAACATAGGAGAACTGACATGAAGCGCCATTACACAAGGACTGGCAACGGCTACAAGTGCGTCTCTTGCCGACAGGAGTTCGCAGACAGGTCTTACCTAGGAAAGCACTACGTATTCGGCAAGTGCGTAAGCCCGCTGGTTCTAGGACTGACGATCGATCTCAGCGTCTCTTCCCACTACTGGGTAAAGGCGGCTTGAGACATGGCACTCACCATCACTCGGGCTCTCATCCCACACCAGGGTTACATGTGGCAGTGCAAGCTGTGTGGACAGACTTTCCACATGATTCATGAGGCAGACAAGCACGCCAACATGTGGCTGAAGAAGTGCTCAGGCAGGAGCTACAGCTAGAAGGCCCTCAGAGACTCTGCGACAGCCTCACACGGCACGGCTAGACAACTCCACACAGCAGGAACGCACAGGCCCGGAAAAACGCTCTCAGGGCCTTTTGTGTTGCCAGCGATGACAGCAACACCCGAAGGGGTCTTAGCGGCAAGGCCGAGGACCCTTCACACATGCAAGGAACAACCCACATGGAGCACGACCTATTCAAGGAGATGCATGACGTAACAGCCGAGGTTAGCTGTGGAGCAATCAATCCAGACAACGAGAAGCAGTGCGGAGAGCCAGGGATACTAAGGAGCTTTAACAGCGTCTCTCTCATCCTCTGCGAGCCCTGTGCAATCAGACTCCACAACTGGAGGAACGAGAAGACAATGAATGTGGTCAAGGAACTTGATGACGCCGGAGCTATCTCCGGCGACACACCGGGCTGGGTGTATGCACTTGAGATGAACAACGGAAACATCAAGTTCGGTACAACGGCAGACCCAAAACTGACCAGATTCAAGAGTATATCGAGAGACGACAATGACAGGATGCCCGTCAGGGTGCTGGGGATTACTCAAGGAGGTATAGGTATGGAGACGCTGACCCACGAGCGTTTCAAGTCCAGTCGAGTGCAAGACAAGGTAGAGCAGTTCCGACCAACACAAGAGGTAGTCGAGTTTGCCACTGGGCTTGGCTTCGCAGAAGAGCTGACTACCTCTCTTGAGAAGTACGCACAGTACGCAGAGAAGAACAAGCAAGGCATTCCAAGGAAGGAGAGGTAATGAAGGTCACCACTACAGAAGCAAGGAACATCCTTCCCGAACTGGTCAAGCGCGCAGAAGGGGGAGAGGCGATCGAGTTCACCACGTACGGACAGGTAAAGGCAGTGCTCATCAGCCACGAGCGATACGAGCGACTGACTAGAGACCTGTTCAAGGAATGACACCAGGGGGCCTCTAGGGAGGCCCACCCGATAGATCAATGAACGGAGGAAAGAGATGGAAGAGAAGCACAAGGATTGCAAGTGCGAGGGATGTACTAGGTACCCAATAAGCCATGGCCTGTGTGACGGTCACCGAAAGATGGCGGCAAGAGGAGAGGAACTTAGGCCGCTACGAGACAGAGCGGGTCGAATGTTCTGCGCTTTCCCCGGCTGCGAGCGTCCACACCATGCACATTCCTACTGCTGGTCTCACTACAAGCAGAGCAAGCAGAACAAGGAACTGAAGAAGATCCGCAATTGGGTTAGGAAGCAGACCGAGAAGGAGGAGAACTGATGGCACTGAAGGATAAGGCTGCCGTTTGGAAGGCACTGAGCGATGGAGAGCTGTTCAGGGTGGAGCTGGTTAACGAGGTGAGAGGACAGGTAGGGAAGTCTGGTGGTTACGCCGTTCCGTTCAGGGGCGAAGGTAAGGGATTTGTTCCAAGGGACGTGGCAACACTGCTCACCGCCTTTTCCTCCGATCCCTTCGAACTGTTCCAGACCATCAAGGCAATGCTGGAACTAGACGAGAGCGGGCAGGTAGGACCGGCACTATCCGACTACCTTTCTGAGTAACGGCCTGGAAGCAGGCCGGCCCAGAGATAACAACAATAGATGAGATACAGGGCCGCTAAGGCGGCCCTTTCTCATGCCCAAACAAGGAGACGACATATGAACAACATCTACGGTATCAAGCGACTTGCCGATGTAACACCATCCAGTGAGACACCCTTCCTGATTGAGGGTCTGATCCATCGAACCGCAACCATGATCTATGGAAGGCCCAAGGCTGGTAAGTCTTTCGTAGCTCTTTCCGCAGCAATGGCACTCGGAGAAGGAACACCTTGGCTCGGCAGGGAAGTGGAAGCCAAGGCCACACTTCTATGGGCTCTCGATCCTGGACAGGAAGACGAGACCTGGCAGAGATTCAACACGGCCTCTGGGGCCAAGGACTCTCAACTGTTCATCACTGACGTTAGGCCAGAGGACACCGAGGAATGGTGGGAAGAGTTTTCCGACGTTCTTGTCTCGTCTGGTATTGAAGTCCTGGTCGTTGACAACCTGTCTGCCCTGCTGGGACGCGGTAGCTACAACAACGATTCAGATGTAAGGCCAGCACTAGGCAGGCTTCAGGCTCTCCTAGTGTCGCGTGAATGAAGTCCTTGGACGTTTAGGTGTGGCGTGTTCGAGGATTTCGTCGGCGGTTTTGGTCCATGCGAAGGGCTGACAGCGGTCGTTGTAGGCGTCGATGTAGCGGCGGATGGCGTCGGTGAGGTCGGGGACGGAAGTGAAGGTGCCGCGGCGTATGGCCTGGCGGGTGATGATGCCGAAGAAGATCTCCACCAGGTTCAGCCACGAGCAGGAGGTGGGGGTGAAGTGCAGGGTGATCCGGGGGTTCTTCGCCAGCCAGGCCTTCACGCGGGGGTGCTTGTGGGTGGCGTAGTTGTCGGCGACCACGTGCAGTTTCACCCTCGGGTGGGCTTTGGCGACCTGCTTGAGGAAGCGGAGGAACTCGTCGTTGCGGTGCCGGTCGTAACAGGCGTCCGCGGTGATCTTCCCGGTGGCGACCTCCAGGGCCGCGAACAGCGTGGTGGTGCCGTGGCGGACGTAGTCGTGGGTGCGGCGCTCGGCCAGCCCTGGCCGCACCGGCAGCATCGGCGCTGTCCGGTCCAGCGCCTGGATCTGCGATTTCTCATCGACGCAGACCACCACCGCTTTCTCCGGCGGGGCCAGATACAGCCCCACCACATCGCGGACCTTCGCCTCGAGTTCCGGGTCGGTGGAGAACTTGAACGTCTCGCTCCGCCAGGGCTGGATCTTCCACTTCCGCCACACCTTGGCCACCGCGACGTTGGACAGACCCAGTTCGGCGCCGAGCAGCCGGGACGACCAGTGGGTCACGCCGAGCCGGTCCGGCGGACCCTCCAGGGTCCGCACCACCACTTCGGCCTCGTCCACCGTGCCGGGCCGGCCCGACCGCGGCCGGTCCTCCAGCCCGGCAAGGCCGGCCGAACGGTACCGGCCCCGCCAGGTGACGACCGTCTGCCGGGACAGCTCCAACCGCCGCGCGATCTCGGTGTTCGAGGCGCCCTCCGCGGCAAGGAGCACGATCCGGGCCCGCGTCACCAGCCCCGACGGGGACGACGGCGAGCGGACCCACGAACGCAAGACCTCACGGTCCGCATTGGCGACGGCCAACGGCAGGGCGACAGGCATACGCCATTCAACCGCACTTCCAGCCACCGTCCAAGGACTTCATTCACGCGACACTAGATGAGGGTATTGCCATCGTGCTTGTTCACCACTCCGGCAAGTTCAATGAGGAGACGGGTTCGCAGAAGAGCCCTATGGGTTCCACTGCTATTGAGGCATGGGGTCGGCAGTTCATTCAGGTCACTGATGACCAGGAGCTAAGGGTTCTCAGGGTCTACGGGAACAACACTCCCGAGAGGGAACTGGGCGTTGCCCTGGACTTCAGTGGTGAGGGAGATGACGGAGCGTTCGTGACGCTCATTGGCGAAGAGGAGACGGTAGCAATGTCGGCAGAGCACAACGAACTAGTGAGCAGGGCTAAGGCTCGGTGGGACAACCGAAAGGACAAGCAGAAGAAGCAGGGACGTTCCCCACAGCAGAAGACCCGTAAGGATGAGCGCACCCGCGCAACCGATCACGCCTCCCAGATCAAGACGTATCTAGCTGAGCGTCCTGGGGAGTGGGTCAAGCAGGGGACCATTACCAACGCTGTTGCCGGTAACCCTGGCGTACTCAAGGCTGCACTAGATAGCACAGTGAAGGCTGGAGAGGTTGAGACCAAGGTCCAAGGCCGTTCCAACCTCTACAGGCTGGCAGCGTGACTGTCGGTTCTATCTTTCTTTCTTTCCCCCCTAGCGTATATAGGTAAGAAAGAAAGATGTCTTACCTCTATACCTACCCCCGACCGAAGGACTCTCTCACTAACGGCAGGGACCTCCCGCTAGGGCGGGTCCCTCCTGCCTTGGGATCGGAGGAAAAAGAAGGGGAAGGGCTCGATCAGGTCCAGAGAGATGCACAGCTAGTGCGACTCGTACAGGGGCCTGTCGCTTAAGCGAAGGCCCGACGTACTACTAGCACAGTGAAGTGCCAACCTAACGACACCACAAGGGCTGCCATAAGGCAGCCCCCTACCAAGGAGCACAACACATGAACGTTATCAACGAGCTTAAGTCTCTTAGTCGTACCCGCAAGATTGTCAACGGGATGCTCTGGTTCATCACAGGGGGAGCAGTGTTCTACTCCCTGATGACCAGCACTCCTCTTGTCTCCAGCCATTCTCAGTGGAGTTGGTCTGGATGGATACTAGGTTTACTGACTGATGCTGCCTTTGTCCTGGCACTGTCAGCAGATGCAACGCTGTCCAAGTATGGGAAGACCGGAGGAAAGTGGCCAGGGTTCTTCCGATGGGCTACAGGAGTAGCTTCCCTGTTCCTGAACACGTGGAACTCTGTAGCCGAGAGGGATTGGGTGGGAGTAGCCATCCACTCTATCTCACCGGTCATCCTTGTCTGTGCATCTGAGGTAGCACCTATCTACCGTCGTAAGTTCAGGTACCTCGAACTAGAACTATCAGGTCCACACGTTCAAGGTTCAGAGCCGGTGGTTCAGAGTTCAGAGGTTCACTCTGATTCAAGTTCACAGGTTCGAATTGAACTAGCAGGTTCAAAGGTTCAGCCGGCTCGGGGTTCTAGTTCACAGGTTCAGGCTGATTCACCTCTGAGTTCAGGTTCTCTAGTTCAGGTTCAGTCTGGTTCTTCCTCCGGTTCAGGTTCAAACGGCGAGGCAATCCGAGCCGGGTTCACGAACTACAGGAGTGCCAGTGAAGTAGCTCGGGAAATTGGAGTAAGCAGCTCCTATGTCTCAAGGAAGTACAAGGAACTACGAGAGGAACTAGCTCTCACTGCATGAGAAAGGGGCTGCCACAAGGCAGCCCCATCCTCTGTCCTACGTCTCAAGATGAAGGAGTCTCCTTAGGGTTGAGAGCAAGCCACTTCTCCCTATCCTCCTCAGGCGGTGTGATGGAGATGCCATAAAGGAGGATCGGAGGAGTGAACGAGATCATGAGGGTTCCAGGAGCAACGTCCTCTTGTTCTACCGGTTCAACACCCTTGATGTACTTGCGTTCCAGCGTGTGGCTCATGCCCGTAGCCGAACTGAACAAGAGTGGCCCATCGGGAGACAGTATCGCCATTCCTGGGCCTGCCATGTGTTTCGTGGTGACCAGCAAGGCGTGTGCCTTACCGGGTGCGACCAGCGATCCTTTGAAGGCTTCCTCAACTGCTATACGGTGCACTCTTGAATCTGGATTCACGAGGAGGCTTCGCACCTGCTTGCGCTGATGATTCCTGGCAGCGAGAGACATGACACCGAGAGCGCCAGCACCCTGAATGGCAAACCCAATGTCGAGCATGGGATACCCGGCTATCGGTGCAGCAACAAGAGAGATGGCCGAGCCCCCAGCGAAGCCCATAGCCCAAGTGACCGTGAACCTGGGCCATATGAAAGAAAGGATCACGAGCACGACGAGTAGACCGATCCCAGTTCCCAGACCGGATGTCCAAGTCGCTGGCCGGATACCGCTGTCAACTGCTGTGAAGATCGGTACTACTGCACCCCATAGGGCGATCAACCACACGGGAACACTCCTCAAGCCCTACGCCGCTACGAACGCACGGAGTATGACAGCGTGTTCGAGCCGATGAAGGCAGTTTCCTGTTCCTGCAACTACTCGTCCTTGACGGGCTGCATGTGCAGCCCGGAGCATCGATCAGGACACCACTGGAGAGGGGAAGCTGATGCAGGTCACCATGCTCACCAAGGTCTGTGACAAGAAGGACTGCCCGACGCTCTACGCCACCGACAGGGGCACGCTCCTGGTTCAGGGGTACACCGGGGATGAGCACGGGCTGACCGTGCCCCAGGGTGAGGGAGTCGTTGAGATCCCCGTGGAACTACTGAAGAAGGCTATTGCCGATGGGGTCATCTAAATCTCTGGGTGACCTCTTCGACTCCTTCAAAAGTGAGGCGTTCCGTCTTGAGACACTGGACGACTACAGCAAGTCCGGGAGCGTGGTCGCCTACCGACTGTTCCTGGCCGGCCTACCCCAACCAGAGGACTACAACGCAGACTGGGTAGAAGAGGTTCGGGCATCAACAGCAGCCGGTAAACGCATTTACCGTGTACATGTGCTGAGTCGTCCTCTCACTCCCTATCTCCGGTTCGAACTTGGTTGGGGATACCGGAAGAACATGACCGGAGGCGAAGAGTTCTTCGTCCTGGACATCACCGGGAGAGATAATCCCCTTAGTGGCGTTGGTGACTTCTGGCTGTTCGACGGTGAAGACGTTGCCACTATGGGCTACGCCGGTGAGGGAAAGTTCCTCGGGGCTGAGGTTCTTCCTCCGGTCAGAGCAGCAGAGTTCGTCAAGTACAGAGATACGGCTCTCGCCAGGGCAGAGCCGTTCACGGAGTGGTGGGAGCGGCACGGAGAAGAGTGAGAAAGACTGAGCTTGGTACCGCACTACGGGAACTACGGAAGGCATCTGGAAAAGAGGCCAAGACCGTTGCCCGTAGTGCTGTCATGTCTGCAAGCAAACTCAGCAAAATTGAGACGGGTAAGCTCGCTCCGAGCGTCGTTGATGTTGAGAGCATCCTCACCGCT
Protein-coding regions in this window:
- a CDS encoding IS630 family transposase, with protein sequence MPVALPLAVANADREVLRSWVRSPSSPSGLVTRARIVLLAAEGASNTEIARRLELSRQTVVTWRGRYRSAGLAGLEDRPRSGRPGTVDEAEVVVRTLEGPPDRLGVTHWSSRLLGAELGLSNVAVAKVWRKWKIQPWRSETFKFSTDPELEAKVRDVVGLYLAPPEKAVVVCVDEKSQIQALDRTAPMLPVRPGLAERRTHDYVRHGTTTLFAALEVATGKITADACYDRHRNDEFLRFLKQVAKAHPRVKLHVVADNYATHKHPRVKAWLAKNPRITLHFTPTSCSWLNLVEIFFGIITRQAIRRGTFTSVPDLTDAIRRYIDAYNDRCQPFAWTKTADEILEHATPKRPRTSFTRH
- a CDS encoding DUF6879 family protein, which produces MGSSKSLGDLFDSFKSEAFRLETLDDYSKSGSVVAYRLFLAGLPQPEDYNADWVEEVRASTAAGKRIYRVHVLSRPLTPYLRFELGWGYRKNMTGGEEFFVLDITGRDNPLSGVGDFWLFDGEDVATMGYAGEGKFLGAEVLPPVRAAEFVKYRDTALARAEPFTEWWERHGEE